The Coccinella septempunctata chromosome 6, icCocSept1.1, whole genome shotgun sequence genome segment tcagaagttcgcgggcgcggagtacaaaaatagacatgatgctgttgccaagattcttcaccaagaattggcacttaaacaccaacttctaagttcaaaaaaggttccttattacaattaccatccggatgctgtattggaaaatgaacatcacatgctatactgggatcgcacggttctcacagaccggaaaataacccacaatagaccagacctcatattgctcaataaggatgaggacagagcactattaatcgatgtggcgattccaaataataacaatcttctagataggcacactgaaaaaatttcaaagtacagagatctcgaggagcaaaccaggagacagtggaagctgaaagatgtcaagaccatccctattgtcatatcatctacaggcctgataccgaagaaactactagagaacttgaggaaacttcagctggacgaaaatatctatagagtcagaGTCATGCAGAGGGCGGtgctgctgggaacggcgagaattGTACGCAAGTATttgaggaacaccgtctgctccgacaggaagtgcgggtggagcaggaatcctacctacagcagggagccgaggagcgacccgaacccgaccaccaccacgagcccgaaaacctggaaagggctccaacagagcttaatccttttgatatctgagatatctgggatatgtgaattttcctctggagaggagtgtgaaagccgcaaggctaaagtcattaggtatttattggtaccttgagacatttacaatgtataggacaagtcaaatgaaaaatagaaaaatcaattttcgggaacttattctacgatgacattcatcgaaaatcctgtagtaaacttttctcattaattcactcatacataaaattctcaaattgcACAACTTTTTTTGCTTTCAAAAAGCAACTGAATTAGCAATGGAAAATATGTAGTTGCATTGAAATCAAAGGAAACACGATAAAATTGTTTGCGTGCAAAAAAACTGCTATGAATTTTTCTCCCATGAGGGGTAACCGCTCTTGTTCCCAAATTACATCTCTTTGAACCCGAATAATCAAGTCTATTTCCATGCAAATTCTACGGTAGGAGGGGTTCAGCACAGATCTCGAATACAGATATGTCAAAGCTATCCCCATATTATCTCTTCATTCATTAAAATTCGTTCGGTGCATTCTGACTAACAGCCATACAACTGTGCATGTTTCGCGTCAGGGTAGGGATGGATCATAGCAACGGAATTTGATTAATTTTGGAAAACTGTAATGGAATTCCGCCACTCGGAGGACTTCATTAGTTTATTCATCCAACAATTCCAGATATTTATTTGtattattataaaattattgcTAACGTGTGCTGCATCAATATCTCTACACAAGCATCAATGTTTGGACAACACAATAATATTCAGATTATGCTTTTACTGttatgatataaaaatattattgttcCCTGAACTGAATGTTCTTTAATTTAGGCGCCCCACGTGTTACAATGCATGAGCCATTCAGTTCTGTACAAACCGTACATTTTCCACACACACAGCCTTGTCTCAGAAAGACATTTCACTATGCTCAGGGAAAAAAGAAAATCCCACATAATTAGTAAAGATGTTATTAGTTATCACATTTCCATGTACGGTTAGttctattgaaagaaaaattactcttacggtgactatcgaaaaatttccaaaaagatgaaatcatttaaatgatcgtcaagacctaacggctgcatcgagctccataaaatcttcagatttttaactagacgagttgctctttcaaaacatgtatcatatttccatctacggttagttttatcgagagaaaaactactctaaccgtgactatcgaaaaattttctgaaagatgGAATTAAATgatcttcaagaccgaacggctgcatcgagctccataaaatcttcagaatttcaactagagaagttgctctttcagaataagtatcacatttccatctacggtcagtttctttgaaaaaaaaatttatctaaCGGCGACTATCGAcaattttccaaaaagatggaatcaattaaatgatcgtcaagaccgaacggctgcatcgagctccataaaatcttcagatttttaataagagaagttgctctttcagaatatgtaaaacattttcatctacggttattttttttgagagaaaaactactctaacggtgactatcgaaaaatttccaaaaaggtggaatcaattaaatgatcgtcaagaccgaacggctgcattgagctccataaaatcttcagatttttaactaaagaagttgctctttcagaatatgtatcacatttccatctacggttagttttatcgagagaaaaactactctaaccgtgactatcgaaaaatttccagaaagatgaaatcgattaaatgatcgtcaagatcgaacggctgaatcgagctccataaaatcttcagatttttaactagagaagttgctctttcagaatatgtatcacatttccatctacgttcagttttattgaaagaaaaatttctctaacgtgACTATcgataaatttccaaaaagatggaatcaattaaatgatcgtcaagaccgaacggctgcatcgagctaaataaaatcttcagattttcaactagagaagttgctctttcagaatatgtacttACACAGCTAAAATAATAACAATTCCTTCCTCCCAATCTGTCATAATATGAACATCGTCGACATCACCATGGCAAAACGTCATATCCCAATAGGTTTCCTGACATATTATTTCTCAACCCTTCGGGGACATTGCAATAGATGAGGGCGACTTCAATTACCTCATGGTTCACCGGTCAATCTGATTTCTCTCAAGGCGCGCGTCCGCAAGAGGGGTGCTGGTTGTTCTTTTCCTCAGCATTGTCGCCCCCTACGTGGTTCCCCATTCAACCTATATCGTATTAACATCCCTCTTCTACCGTCCTTTTCGGAGAACAAATATTGACTTTCGTATCACAATCAGCCAGGgatatttcagttttcttcGCAGGTTCGAATTGTGTTTATTATGCCTGGTGGGTTTAGATTGAAATGTTTGGATTGCCGTTGCATTCAGCTTTTTccacacaattttttatttcatatagaTCCCATACGTCCTTGAGGAAAGAGAAAGACTTTCAATTGAGAAATCTTTCCCAGTGAGAATTACatctttcaaaattgaataaaatacgAAATCTTCGAGataaaagcaattttttcttattcttatcggcaattatttttcgaatttaagCAACACATTATTCAAATAACAGGATCGAATTCAATGAAACACATTTTCGATTTCTTTGTGCAATAAATCAGGTGGTATTTTATTGATGCATGTTTCATGTTTGATTTTATTGCTTCTTCAGCTCGAGGTTTGTTGGCATATACTAGACTTCAAATATCGATATTTATCAACATTTGTATGAGATTTCGAGTTTGGCTAAATcatcatattattataattacatgtATAGTCTCCAGTTTCATGCAATCCCTTTCATTTTGTATCATTCTATACCATATAACACACCTGGAAGGTGTGTCTTTGACTTATACTTTAGAATAAAAATCTTTTTTCATCAACAACAATTTTCCTAAGTCTTATTCAGCTCAGTTAATTTCTGCACTcttttcattcaaaatgaaaGTAGTTTCATGAGGGAACTCGATAAACCCCCACACATAACTTTTTAGATCCTAGATTTCCCTGCCAAATTTATCTCTCCTACTTATTTTATACTGGAGCATTACCTTTATTCACCTGAAGAAGTTAAGATATAGATATTGATATTGATAGCGAAGCCATGTATAGTGGTCAAAAAATCATCGTTACTGGAAATCATGTAATTAATTTCATTGGTTCAAACAACATTAAGGATTGGTGTGCACGACATTAGCACACCAATCCTGAGATGGAACAAAAACAATAGCTTTAATCACGTATCTTGTTATTTGTTTGGTTCACAACACCATCACACTGATGATCAATGGACATGAATTCTCGCTCATAAAAAAGAATCCTACaagtaaaaacaaaaaatgaacgCAAAATTAATGGAATAATGGGCAGTGAAAATGACGAATCTTGCTTTTTTTACGTGTTTCGACGATTCGTAGAAATTGTACACTGCTCAATCAGAATGATAATTTCTCACTCGTATGATCTACACGCCATAACCATGAAGAAGGAATATCATTGCTAGTTGAAATAAACTTAACTGTTCCTTTCTCTCCCTATAACAAACAAGTGTAAATTTATAGGGTTCTGTTCGAACtacttatattatatatactTGCTCTATCTCAAATGAGAGTCAATAATTTCCTTTATCTCCAAATATCCCTACGTCCAAAATTTTTTCTGGTTGTTCCATGTCGCATATGGTCCAATTACTCCTCGTTATTCGAAAAGATAAAGTTAAAAGGTTTCCATTATCTTTAATGAAGAAGAGAAATGGATAATTATgttgatattttcgaaatttgggTAATTAAAGGCGATCATTAAAAATTCTGGAACGAACTGGTAcatgcaaattaattttattccagcaCCTAAAGGAAATGCCGTACCTACTTGTATCgaaagaaatttaattttttttttatttggtcACCCCGACAGCATATCTCTAAtggctttgagtattcaactcaatactcaatgctaCTAATGTTAGTGGAAATCAAATTGCTCTTGAGTGTTTCTTCTGAATATTGATCGAATGTTTTGAGATGACATATGGTCATGTGGAATAATTCATCTTCAGTTTGGTATAGCTTCATAACGTTATACAGATAGAAAACCTCAAAAATTTGTTAatgtaaatacagggtgtatttgaccGTGAAGcttttttcttcaacagaagttagaactggtcaaaatgaagcgtttcaccaaaaatcacctatataaaactttcaaaatgacaaagttaaaaaaaaattgaaaatgattaatgAAATAGATCCTCATACCACCCTAGATCGTTTGTTAGCTTTTCCACTCAAAGCCGtgggaaaaaaacttatctcctgattcgaccatgtggtttcgtttaggatattggatattttatatagacaattttttggttaaacgacttattttgatgagttctaccttctgtccaAAAAAAGCCTCTCCTCTGTAAACACCCTTTATACGTATACCTAATCATAGGTATCGAAATACTTGGCCAAATATGAACAGAAAAGAATTTGGAGAGTAGCTATAACTGTATAAAATTTGACTACAATTGCATGCCCCCCACATGTTTTAAAGTAAATCTGACATATTTGTCAAAAGCAACTTATCAAAAATCACGCTTTTGTATTGAAAGTAtcgaaatgaattcctcaaaatgCATCTAAATCTATGCTGCAGCATTGATTTGGTTCTTATGGATCCAACAACTTAAATAGAGCTAGGAACTAGAGGTAGATTAGGGACTGACTGTGCCAGACAAAAATGGGCAGATTTCGGAcaatggcaaaaaatttgatccaatctttttttaatttaataCTAATATATTTGTTGTCGAGACTTTTGTGTTTATAatgataattacaaaaataaaaaaacaaatggAGGAAAATTAAAATTCTACCCCAGACGTTCTAAGTTGCTCTACTCGAAATACCTAAGTTTCTGTTAACTATACCAGGTCATTTGGAAGACAATCGTCCAGCTCATAAAATTCTATTTATGATAAGGAATTTTGTGGACATATaggcaatgaaaaaaattgttcaaaaggAATAGGTAGTTGTCTGCTTTTATTTTTCTTGCTTTCTTTCACTTTGTTAATTTTGTTAAGTCTTTGTTAAAAGCTCCAATCGGTTAACAAATGTTTATATGAATGATGGGAACATTGTAATAGAATAAGCCAGTTCAAGACTGTTGGTTGCTTTTCTTCTACATATTAAAGCCAAAATCTCAGCTTTTATTTCGCCACTTTGACGAAACAGCGTTAATATCATGAGatcgaataaaaatatatcagAGAACCGGGGCAATGTACGTACGTACTATTCGACGCATACCATCTCTATTCGATCTGAAGTTACGAAATAGAGCCGATTCACTAAAAGCTTCAGGATAAGATACCAATAATTACATAAAATGAGTAAAATGACATATAATCTTTCGATTCTTTTTATAGCCGTTTAACCTTCGGAAATAATTGCAAAAATTTTGTATATATATAACGCTCATGCTTCTAACAATCGAGACTTGTGATCCCTTCTGCAGAAATGAAGTATTTTTTGCTACTTGTAGTTTTCATTTCGATCTACTGCATCCAGGAAGGCAAGAATATCATTTATTACAtcatgaatatatatttttcattggGTTAAATGGCTGTAGAGGTTgtagttttatattttttttcctaattcTTTAGTTACAGAGGTATGCCACAAATGAAGTCTTGTGATCAGAactactcaaatttttcgaaaaattcgtaATGTGCGAAATTGAATGTTACTCATTCCAAATATTCTGAAGTCAATAATGGCCCTTATAtgagaaagatttttttttacttaacCACGATGGTCAAAAGATTATTTTCTCAGATTTCAATATTGCTGTATAGTGTAGGTACAGCTATATCTCTAAATTACGGGTCTCTGACTATGGTTTcgatcaaaaaatttgatagatCAGTGAATAATGGCTGTGAACAATTGACGAATTGTACAatcttaaggggaagtaataacTTAAGAATCTCCAtccaaaaacggcattcactagttcttaatttttagtttttaatttttaacgCAAagcattgattttttttaattgaagttgAAGGACATCTAGATGTCACACCGTCACTTTTTTCCATTTTAGTTGATtttttatcataaaaaaaattgaacttcaGTTTCTCAtcatcatttttcgacggtttttcaacatatttcgataaaaatagcgtCGGGGCacattttattaaattttttacatGTATTCTAGGAATTACACAAGACTctaatgaatgaaatttatatCTAATATTTTTTCAGGTTACACGGATGATGATgacgatgatgatgatgagcTGACATGTTTCAAATGTAAATCACCCAGTTATTATGAATGCAGGGTTGCGGACGATGCAGGCCCGACATGTTTTGGAAAATACTGCATGGCTTACATATACCCGGAAAAAATCAAGGGTTTCGCTGGAGGACAAGGGAAGAAAGACTGGTATATCAGAGGTTGCACTGATGATAAAGATTTTTGTAAAGGGGAATCACATAAGGCTTGTACTCTTTGCACCGAACATGAATGCAATGTAAAGACACTCCCTGAACACTCTTGAAAGGGGAACTTATAATGgcagaaataaataaatgatggAACTTAAATAAATTCATACCAATTCATTTCATGTCTTGACATTTACAATTAAGTTGAATTACGGCAACTTCTGAATgaagaacaaatttttttttctggtatggaaaataattttcaaattgtggTTACCCTCCAGGTGCTGAACTCACCGAGTGCTGCTTAGATTCCACAcaaaaaatccaatatttaaaaaaatagaaaGCTGGTTGAAAATAGTTTTTGGAGTCAAAATTTGAAGGTGTTCATGCAAAATGCGAGCTCCATCTGGCGGTTAGTTTATAAGATGCAGAATTATTGTTCTGATAATAGTTATAAGAAAATTGCATAGGTGTTCACATAATCACTACACTGATATTCTGAGAAGCCTTCTACtttaaaaattcaatattcaaaactGAATTgaatcgaattgattcaactcAGTGTTTAGTTGAAAGGCATTAAGAGAAATGAATACTCAATCACCTCAACTTTCCATGGGTTGTTTCAAAGTTTTGGGTGACTCCTTCTTCAGGTTAccaaattcgaaaaaactggTTCTTtgattttggtattttatggtacgtaatggtc includes the following:
- the LOC123315844 gene encoding uncharacterized protein LOC123315844; its protein translation is MKYFLLLVVFISIYCIQEGYTDDDDDDDDELTCFKCKSPSYYECRVADDAGPTCFGKYCMAYIYPEKIKGFAGGQGKKDWYIRGCTDDKDFCKGESHKACTLCTEHECNVKTLPEHS